The genomic stretch CGCAGACGATCGACCTGTTCCCGAGTCTCTGCGACCTGGCGGGCGTCACTGTGGACCCGCCGAAATCTTTCGATGGTGTATCCTTTGCCGGGGCCGTGCTGGAAGGCCGGACCAGCCACCGCGAGTACGCGGTAAGCGGCTGCCACCTGGCGGACCCGTCAGAAGGCCTGGCGAGGCGCGCCACGACGCCCTTCCTCGTTACGGACCGTTGGGGCTACGCACCCGTTGGAGCGGACGGACGGCCCGAGCTCTACGACCTGCAGAAGGACCGTCTGGCCCAACAGAACATCGCCGACGGCAACGACGCCACCATGGATGATCTGCATGCCCTTTTCCTGGCCCACCTGGCGGAAAACCACGCTCCGGAAAACGTGACCGCCGTCTGGAGCCAGTCGGGTGGCAGCGGAAACCTCGAGGGTAAGTGGGCTATAGACTACCCCGGGGAATAGGGAACGCCCATGGAAGCGGTCGACGATTATACCCGATTTGAAAAGCTCGTCCATCGATTCGATCCGCACGCCAGGCTGAAGCACCATCACAGCCTGCCCGGCGGCTACTCGGCCGATGTGACCGTCCTGGAAATCGAAGCCGGAGACGGTACGTCGAGAAAGCTCATTCACCGGTTGCACGGCGAGGTGGACCTCCAGCAGAACCCGAACGTGGCCGCGGACGAGTTCCGCGTGCTGCAACTGACCCACGCCGCGGGGCTGGCCACGCCCGCCCCGGTCTACCTCGACACGACGGATCCCCTTTTTCCCACGCCCTCCCTGGTGCTGGAATATGCCGAGGGGGTTACCGATCTGAAGCCCGGCGATCCGGCGGAGTACGTGATGCAGATGGCCTGGGAACTGGCCAGGATACACCGGATGGACACGGCCGGCCGGGATATTTCCTTTCTTCTGCGGTTGGAGGATGAATGCGCTTCGGCGGTCGGGAGGCCGCCGGATGCTCCCGGCGTTACCGCGGGCGAACGCGAACTGATCGAAATGCTCGCGCCGTGCTGGCCACTTCCCCGCAGCAATACGCCGGTTGTCCTGCACGGCGACTACTGGCCGGGGAATACCCTCTGGCAGGATGGACATCTCACGGCGGTCATCGACTGGGAGGACACCCGGCGGGGGGACCCGCTCTTCGACGTTTCGAACGCCCGGTTCGAGATCCTGATGCTCTTCGGCGCGGAAATCATGGATACCTTCACCCGCCACTACGAATCCCTGAATCCTGTGGACTCCGGATGCCTTCCCTGGTGGGATGTCTATACGGCGTTTCGCATGGTAAATAAACTCGACTTTCTCGCCACGGAAGAACGGGACGAATCCCTGATTCGCGCCGATCATCACTGGTTCGTCGAGCAGGCCCGCGACCGCATGGGATCGTGCCGAACCATGCGTCAACCGCCAAAATAACACTTGCCCGAAGCCCCTCCTCCGCGTACATTATACGCCGAAGTTTTCGGGGCGTAGCGCAGTCAGGTAGCGCACCAGCATGGGGGGCTGGTGGTCGCTGGTTCAAATCCAGTCGCCCCGATTCCGGCAAGGCAGCCCACCGAGCCCTTGCCCCTTGATCGGTCATATATCGGGGCGTAGCGCAGCCCGGTCAGCGCGCCTGCTTCGGGAGCAGGAGGTCGGGAGTTCAAATCTCCCCGCCCCGATCCGATTTCTCAAACAACAGAAATTCAGCATAGCCATCCTACCTGTTCGCTTCCGTACCCCGTTACCCCGCGACTTCCCGGCCGGACGCTCCGGCAGGTCGCCGAATCCGTAATATCGCGATCTGGCGCAATCTCGTCCCTGAGATACGAACGCGCCCTGATCGACCGGTCATCGAGGAGGATACCGCCATGTCGTACCGGATACGCGTTTTGCCGGCCGTCGTCCTGTTCATTGGCACCGCGCTGTGGCTGACTACACCGGGCTCGGCCCGGTCCCAGGTATCGGACCAGCCGGACACGCCCTTCAAGCTCGCCACCTTCGAGGCCACGGGAACGATCCGCATCGGCATGTCGGTCCGGGCGGACCAGGCGGACCAGGCTGACCAGGCGGACCAGGCGGACCAGGAAAGGCTGTTGGACCTGCACGAGGCGAACGCCTACGTCACCCGGCAGCTTGGATTGCCCGTGGTATCCATTCCGATGGAAATGCGCGCGCTTATCGAGCAGTACGACGCCGTTGCCAATCGCATGTACACGATCGCGAACTACATGGGCGCGGAAAATCGCCTGACGAACCCGGACCTGCCCTTCGTGTTCGATCCTGAGGACGTCTCCTTTAAGGCGCCGATCAAGTATCCCTACAACCTGCTGGCGGCCGCGGCGAATTACCGGGCCCACGCGGACGAGATGGAGGAATCCGCCATCGGGGGCGCGGGTTTCTCCGCCGTTGAAGTGGACGTGGACGCCGAAGAACCCTACTTCTTTGCCAAGTCCCCCCGCTCCACGATCATCGATCCAGGAGAGCCCTACTACGTGCCGGAAGACGTGAACATCGACTGGGAAGTCGAGCTGGCTATCATCATCGGCCGGCCGGCCCTGGACCTGACCCTCGAAAACGCCCACGACTATGTCTTCGGCTACAGCATCATATTCGACGTCAGCCGACGGGGCGGCTCAGGACTGAAGCCGATCAACCGCATGTTCCCCGGTCCGAACTGGTTCAACGGCAAGAGCAGCGACCGCGCCGCGCCTTTTGGCCCGTACATCGTGCCCAAGGAGTTCATCCAGCATGACGACCTCGGCATAAAGACCTGGGTCAACGGCGTGATCAAGCAGGACAGCAACACCAGCTACATGATCTACGATGAAGCGCACATGATCCGGTATTTGACCTCCGTCCAGACCCTCTATCCGGGCGACGTGATCGCCACGGGCACGCCGGACGGCGTGGGCCGCGCCCGTAATCCGCCCGAGTACCTCATGCCGGGCGACGTGGTGGAAATGGAGATCGAGGGTATCGGCCGGCTCGTCACACCCATGGAAGCCAAGCCATGAAGACCTTTGTTGCCGCGCTGCTGAGTGGAGCGATCGCCGCAGGCTGCGGATCTTCACCTGAGGGCGATTCTGCGGAGGGCGATTCTGCCCCGGTAGTCGAATCCCCGCTCCAGACCACCGTAACGGATGAATACGTTCTCCGCGCCGACGCGCTCGCGGAGGATCGTACGCCCCCCGAACCGGATCCCGCGAGCTACGGGATGGACCCGAAAACCGGGCGGTTCGTCTACCCCGCGGCCACGCCCCATCAGCACGAGTCCAAACCCTTCGAAGGCCAGCTGGACTACTGGGATACGAACGAGTACGCGAAGGCCATGACCGTCGAGGCTTACTACCCGATCACCGTCGAACCCTTCCATACCTGGCAGAACATCGTGGACTTCGACGGCCGAAGGTACATGTACCAGTATGTGCGGCGCGCCCTCAAAATCTACGACATCACCGATCCGAAGGACTTGCGAGTCGTCCACGAGAAGGGCAGCACGTGGACCGGAGACGGACCGGGCGAAGAGGTCAATCCCTATGACGAAAATGACATGTTCGGCGCCGCGTCCATCCAGTGGAACGAGGATCTGGGCAAGTACGTAATGGTGCAGGCCTTTGAGATTCGGCGCTTCGGCGTACTCGGCGACAAGCGCGCGGAACCGGACAAGGTGAAGGCCATTCGAAATGCCAGTCATCTCAAGGGGTTCAAGGTATACGAGATGAACGGGCCCCTGCCGGATGACTGGACCTTGCTCGCCGAGCGAACGACCGACTACGAGCACCCCGACGCGCTGATCGGCCAGCAGCAGGGCTCCGGCGTCCGGGACATCCCGGCCTGGCACGGCGGCAGATACATGTTCGTCGCCGCGGCGCCCAGCGCGGAATACGCGCTTACCGAATACCCGAGCGACCTGTACTCGGCCGGCTACCAGGCGTGGGACATGACCGACCCGGCCGATCCCAAGTTTCTCAGCCAGTTCAACGTGCCGGGCCAGAAGCTGGGCGAACCCGGCGATGAGGCCGCCTACCGGGCCAATCCCCGTGCGGGAAACCGGACCTCCTGGTTCGGCGCACGCATGTCGATTTTCATGCCCCGGCCCGTGGAGGAAGGCGGTAAGTACGGTTATGCCGCCATGGGTGGCCTGGGGTTCTACGTGCTGGACATCTCGGATCCAACCGAAATCAAAGCGTGGGGACACCTCAACTTCCCGCCCAGCGTCGCGGGCACGGAAGGCGACTACATTAACGTGACGCAGGTGGAAAAGACCGGCGTGGTCTACTTCTCCGGCTACCCCTTGAACGAAGACGGCTGGGAGCCCTACAAGGACATCTTCATGATCGACGTGAACGATCCTTCCAATCCGAGGTTGCTCGGCACGTTGCCCAGGCCGGTGCCGCCCGCGGATGCGCCGTTCACGGATTTCGTGCAGCGACGCGGGAGTTTCGGGCCGAAAAGAAGCGGCTATTACACCCAACCCGGAACGCCGAAGGAGGATGTCCTCCTCTATGCCTTCTACAACGCCGGCGTGCAGGTATTCGACGTCTCCGACCTCACCGATCCGAAGATCACCGCCTATTTCGTACCGAAATTCGATCCATCCCGAACCCCGGAATATGCCCTGGGCAACTTGACCCACGGCATATACGTCGAATACGACCGCAACCTGGTCTGGCTGTTTACCAACCACGGTTTCTACTGCCTGTCGACCCCCGTACTGGGCGAACCACATCTCGGCCCACCCGAGACGCCCTGGCCTGAACGATAGTCGGTAACTCAAGTGTGCGCTGAACTCATGATCAAGGCGGTGCTGACCGACCTGGACGGCGTTGTCCGCAGATGGGATCCCGACATTGTCAAGCAGGCCGAAATCGCTGCGGGTCTTCCGCCTGACGCCCTGCTGAATACGGCATTCGAACCCGATCTGCTGCTCCGCGCCACAACGGGGCAGATTGACGATGAATGCTGGCGGTCGGAAGTGGCCGAACGGCTCAGGCTTCGGTATCCGAATGCAGACGCTCGGGAAGCGGTGCGGCTTTGGTCCAGGTCGCCGGGCGAGATCGATATCGATGTGTTGGATCTGCTGCTGCGATGTCGCGACAGTGCGAGCCTGGCGCTCATCACGAATGCCACGACCCGGCTTGACTCCGATCTCAAGCGGCTGGGCATCGGCCAGGCATTCGACCACGTCGTGAATTCCTCCGCGGTAGGCCACGTCAAACCCCATCCCGCCATCTTCAACGCGGCACTCGACGTCGTCGGTATCGAGGCAGACGAGGCGTTCTTTATCGACGACAGGGCCGATAACGTAAACGCGGCGGTCGAATTGGGCATGGACGGACATCACTACACGACGATCGAACACCTGAAACGGGCGCTGAAGTATCACGGGCTACCGGTTTGAATGTGCACCGGGCAGCACCCTCAACATGGCGGTCACGCCGTTCGTGAAGTTGCGGCTATGCGGCTCCTGCCACAAAGGGCTTTACATCAAAAATGCGTGACACTACATTGGGCAGATATTTGCGAAACTTTTCAATATCAGATCGCCTGTTTTGTATACAGGGAATACGGGCTTGAATCCTTACCCCGGTCCGTGACATCTCTGTGTCTAAACGGTTTTGTGCATGCGATTCGCAGTACCATTCAACCTGCATCATGGGAGGCAGCGTGTGATGAGTAGATTTTCCCCCTTGTTTCGATGGACGCCGCCGGTGATCGCGCTGGCCATGGCGATCACGGTATTCGCATCCTGCGAACCCGCGGCACAAAGGGCGCCGGGCAAGATCATCCCGGTGGAGCAGCCTGATAGCGAATGGCGCATGCTGGGCCGCGACCTGGCCTACACGCGCTATTCCCCGCTGGACCAGATCAACGCGGACAATGTGGGCCGCCTCGAGGTCGCCTGGCGATGGAAGCAGGACAATTTCGGTCCACGTCCCGAATACTATGCCCAACCGGTGCCCATCTACGTGGGGGGCATGCTTTATTCCACGGCAGGTACGCGGCGTAGCGCCATGGCCATCGAGCCTGAAACCGGCGAGACGATGTGGACTTACCGCCCGGTGGAGGACGAAGAACGCTGGGCTACGGCTCCTCGGCGAAATTCGGGGCGCGGCGTCTCGTTCTGGACCGACGGGCAGGGCGACAACCGGGTCATCCTGATCACCCGGGGGTTTTACCTGGTGGCTCTCGACGCCCAGACGGGCATCCCGGTGGCCGAATTCGGCAATAACGGCGTGGTCGACATGATGGCTGGCTGGCGCAATTCCGAGAACGTCACGCCCGTCGGCAACCTGGCCAACACGTCTCCCGCGACGGTCGTGGGGGACATCATCCTTGTTCCGCCGGCCCTCGCCGCGGGATTCCGGCCCCGATCGATGACCAACTCGCCGGGAGACGTCGTGGCCTACGACGCCCGCACCGGCGCGGTCCTCTGGAAGTTCAAGGTCATCCCAGACGATGGCGAGGACGGCTCCGAGACCTGGGAGCAGAATTCGAGGTCCTATACCGGGAATGCCGGCGTATGGACGTCCATCTCCGCCGACACCGAACTGGGCTATGCCTATCTGCCCATCGAGGCGCCGACGAACGACTATTACGGCGGGCATCGCCTGGGTGACAACCTGTACGCGAACAGCCTGGTGGCCGTGGATTATACGACGGGCGAGAAGATCTGGCATTTCCAGATCGTGCATCACGATATCTGGGACTATGACAATCCCGCCGCGCCGATCCTTGCCGACGTGACCATCGACGGCGAGCCACGCAAGATCGTGATCCAGAACACCAAGCAGGGCTATTCCTACGTCTTCGACCGGGTCACCGGCGAACCCATCTGGGACATGCCCGAGACCGACGTACCCGCGACCGACGTACCGGGCGACCGGGCTTCACCTACGCAGCCGATTCCCGTGAAGCCTGCCCCCTGGGAACACCAGGGTATCAGCCAGGACGACCTGGTGGACTTCACCCCGGAGGTGCGCCAGGAGGCGATCAACCTGATGGCCAACCACCGGTACGGACCGCTTTACCAGCCGCCTTCGCTCGCGGAAGCGCCGGACGGTACCATCGGCACGATCCAGATCCCGGGCGCGAACGGCGGGGTCAACTGGAACATGACCTGCCTCGATCCGGTTTCCGGTGTGAATTTCATCCCCTCCAACACCAGCATTTCAAAGCTGGCGCTGCGGGCGCCGGATCCCGAAGAGTCGGACATGGACTACTTCTCGGCCGGCCTGAGAGCGCCGCGGGTCTTCGGCGAGATCCCGCTGGTCAGGCCGCCCTGGGGACGGATCACCGCGGTCGACATGAATACGGGCGATCACGTGTGGATGGCGCCTAACGGCGATACGCCGCAAGCCATCAAGGACCTGCCGCAGCTCGCGGGCGTCGATCTGCCCCGGACCGGCAAGGCCACCCGGATCGGTTCCCTGGTGACGAGCACGCTGCTCTTCGCCGGCGAGGGCTTCGGAGGAGATCCCTATCTGCACGCCTACGACAAGGCGACGGGTGAAGTCGTCGCGTCGATCGAACTGCCGGCGGCCCAGAGCGGTATGCCCATGACCTACATGCACAATGACGTGCAATACCTGATCATGACCGTCGGCGCCAGTGGCCATGCCGCCGAGTTGGTGGCGTTAAAACTGGGCGAGGAACCCGCAGCCGAAGAAGGCGAATAGCCGACGGGACCAGGAGGAACGGGATCGAGAATCCCGCAGTTGGCGACTAAAACAGGAGAATCGTAATGAAACGCTACATCTGGAGCGTGGCCGCCGCAGCCCTGATCGCAGCCTGTATGCAGGGCACGGCCGCCGCGCAGGACAATATGCTGACCGAAGCGGAGCAGGAGGCGGGCTGGAAGCTGCTGTTCGACGGCCAGACCCTCCTGGGCTGGACCCATCGAGGCGGTACCGCCATCTGGGCGGTGGAAGACGGCATGCTCACCGGGGAAGCGACGGGTGGCCCCGGTTACATCGGGTCCTACGACGAGTTCACCAATTTCGAACTGAGCGTGCAGTTCAACCAGGACGCCGGACATAACAGCGGCGTCTTCGTCCGTGGACCGCGCGATACCGGGGCGAGGGTGAACCAGTATTCCTTCTACGAGATCAATATCGCGGATACCCATGGCTCGGGCTACACCACTGGCAGCATCGTGGCGCTGGCCAAGTACGAACCGCCGCCGAAGACTGAAGGCCAGTGGAACACCATGGTCATCACCGCCGACGGACGCGACATCACGGTCATGCTGAACGGGGAAGAAGCCGTAAAGATCCAGGATTCCTCCCATTACAGCGGTGTCGTCGTGCTGCAGGCCTTCGGCCAGGGCAAAATCCGGTTCAAGAATGTCAAGATTCGTTCATTGGATTAGTGAACACCGCGGGGCGGGCCCGTCGTCCGCCCCGCCACATCGATTCGGTACTCGATGAAAACGATTCTCCCAGCCTGCGGCGTCCTTTTACTGTATCTGCATCTGTTTCTGCATCCGCAACCCGCCCACGCCTGGCCGCAGTCGACTCCGGACACCACCGAAGTTACCGTAGATCACGTTCTCCAACCCATTGAAGTCACCGCTACCCGATACATCCGGGAGATCCTCGACATCCCTTATGCCGTGGACCGGGTGGACCGGGACGAGATCCAGCGCGCCGAACCGGGGCTGTCCCTGGAGGAAAGCGTCCGCGGACTTCCGGGCATCATCGTAAACAACCGGAACAACGTTTCCCAGGGCGACCGGATCAGCATCCGCGGCCTGGGCAGCCGGGCGTCCTTCGGCGTGCGCGGGGTGAAGCTGGTGCTGGACGGCATTCCGCTGACCATGGCCGACGGCCAGTCCCAGCTCAACAACCTCGATCTCACCTCGACGGGGCAGATCGAAGTACTGCGCGGTCCCAGTTCCTCGCTTTACGGCAACGCGGCAGGCGGCGTCATCCAGATCCGCACGGAAGAGGCCCCGGACCGGCCACTCGAAGTCACGCCCCGTTTCATTACCGGCTCCCATGGCCTGCGGCGCATACAGGGCAAGGCGGCCGGCACCGCGGGCGGCAGCCGTTTACTCGTCAATTTCAATACGCTCTGGTTCGACGGGTTCCGCGACCATGCCTTCGCACGGTCGACCGGCATCAACTCAGTCGGCAAACGGAGGATCGATGATACCTGGACCGTCACAGCAGTAGCCAATTACTACAATGCCCCCTACCAGTACAACCCGAGCTCTCTCGACAAGGCCACCGCCGAATCGGACCCTGCCAGCGCGAGGGCCTTCGTCCAGCGGCAGGGCGCGTCCAAGGAGGTCAGACAGTT from Gemmatimonadota bacterium encodes the following:
- a CDS encoding phosphotransferase — encoded protein: MEAVDDYTRFEKLVHRFDPHARLKHHHSLPGGYSADVTVLEIEAGDGTSRKLIHRLHGEVDLQQNPNVAADEFRVLQLTHAAGLATPAPVYLDTTDPLFPTPSLVLEYAEGVTDLKPGDPAEYVMQMAWELARIHRMDTAGRDISFLLRLEDECASAVGRPPDAPGVTAGERELIEMLAPCWPLPRSNTPVVLHGDYWPGNTLWQDGHLTAVIDWEDTRRGDPLFDVSNARFEILMLFGAEIMDTFTRHYESLNPVDSGCLPWWDVYTAFRMVNKLDFLATEERDESLIRADHHWFVEQARDRMGSCRTMRQPPK
- a CDS encoding fumarylacetoacetate hydrolase family protein, which produces MSYRIRVLPAVVLFIGTALWLTTPGSARSQVSDQPDTPFKLATFEATGTIRIGMSVRADQADQADQADQADQERLLDLHEANAYVTRQLGLPVVSIPMEMRALIEQYDAVANRMYTIANYMGAENRLTNPDLPFVFDPEDVSFKAPIKYPYNLLAAAANYRAHADEMEESAIGGAGFSAVEVDVDAEEPYFFAKSPRSTIIDPGEPYYVPEDVNIDWEVELAIIIGRPALDLTLENAHDYVFGYSIIFDVSRRGGSGLKPINRMFPGPNWFNGKSSDRAAPFGPYIVPKEFIQHDDLGIKTWVNGVIKQDSNTSYMIYDEAHMIRYLTSVQTLYPGDVIATGTPDGVGRARNPPEYLMPGDVVEMEIEGIGRLVTPMEAKP
- a CDS encoding HAD family phosphatase, which gives rise to MCAELMIKAVLTDLDGVVRRWDPDIVKQAEIAAGLPPDALLNTAFEPDLLLRATTGQIDDECWRSEVAERLRLRYPNADAREAVRLWSRSPGEIDIDVLDLLLRCRDSASLALITNATTRLDSDLKRLGIGQAFDHVVNSSAVGHVKPHPAIFNAALDVVGIEADEAFFIDDRADNVNAAVELGMDGHHYTTIEHLKRALKYHGLPV
- a CDS encoding PQQ-binding-like beta-propeller repeat protein, which translates into the protein MRFAVPFNLHHGRQRVMSRFSPLFRWTPPVIALAMAITVFASCEPAAQRAPGKIIPVEQPDSEWRMLGRDLAYTRYSPLDQINADNVGRLEVAWRWKQDNFGPRPEYYAQPVPIYVGGMLYSTAGTRRSAMAIEPETGETMWTYRPVEDEERWATAPRRNSGRGVSFWTDGQGDNRVILITRGFYLVALDAQTGIPVAEFGNNGVVDMMAGWRNSENVTPVGNLANTSPATVVGDIILVPPALAAGFRPRSMTNSPGDVVAYDARTGAVLWKFKVIPDDGEDGSETWEQNSRSYTGNAGVWTSISADTELGYAYLPIEAPTNDYYGGHRLGDNLYANSLVAVDYTTGEKIWHFQIVHHDIWDYDNPAAPILADVTIDGEPRKIVIQNTKQGYSYVFDRVTGEPIWDMPETDVPATDVPGDRASPTQPIPVKPAPWEHQGISQDDLVDFTPEVRQEAINLMANHRYGPLYQPPSLAEAPDGTIGTIQIPGANGGVNWNMTCLDPVSGVNFIPSNTSISKLALRAPDPEESDMDYFSAGLRAPRVFGEIPLVRPPWGRITAVDMNTGDHVWMAPNGDTPQAIKDLPQLAGVDLPRTGKATRIGSLVTSTLLFAGEGFGGDPYLHAYDKATGEVVASIELPAAQSGMPMTYMHNDVQYLIMTVGASGHAAELVALKLGEEPAAEEGE
- a CDS encoding DUF1080 domain-containing protein, with the protein product MKRYIWSVAAAALIAACMQGTAAAQDNMLTEAEQEAGWKLLFDGQTLLGWTHRGGTAIWAVEDGMLTGEATGGPGYIGSYDEFTNFELSVQFNQDAGHNSGVFVRGPRDTGARVNQYSFYEINIADTHGSGYTTGSIVALAKYEPPPKTEGQWNTMVITADGRDITVMLNGEEAVKIQDSSHYSGVVVLQAFGQGKIRFKNVKIRSLD